The Denticeps clupeoides chromosome 5, fDenClu1.1, whole genome shotgun sequence genome includes a region encoding these proteins:
- the uts2r3 gene encoding urotensin-2 receptor translates to MDSLFSTPSPHTFPVSVNSSFPSSSPSLSPSPSMASTALFCFLLSLLSLLGIIGNLYTMGLLIGRGRSGRRRRRMKSSCCLSAWSPPSLSPSSSASSSLHLQVLSLALADLLYLSTAPFIVYDSLAADWAFGEVGCRLLLSLDLLTMHASIFTLTAMSLDRYRAVADPLAASSSPSSGLLRVALAWGTAIALSLPMMITLHLEDGGVQEGQLCVPAWDEQSSKAYLSVLFCTSILGPGIAIGALYTSLGWLYWKSQTQSAWATSSTYPPRAPRPKVLLLILAIVLAFWACFLPFWIWQLLPLYRPELLRSVPISTQVTVNRILTGLTYGNSSVNPFFYTLLTGKHRRSGPTPNTGASLCQKESPLH, encoded by the coding sequence ATGGACTCTCTCTTCTCCACCCCTTCTCCGCACACCTTCCCAGTCTCCGTCAACTCTTCCTTCCCTTCGtcctctccctcactctctccgTCCCCGAGCATGGCCTCCACCGCTCTCTTCTGCTTCCTGCTGTCCCTCCTGTCTTTGTTGGGGATCATAGGGAACCTGTACACCATGGGGCTTCTGATTGGGCGCGGCAGaagcgggcggcggcggcggcggatgAAAAGCAGCTGCTGCCTGAGCGCCTGGTCGCCCCCCTCGCTCTCTCCGAGCTCCTCGGCCTCCTCCTCGCTCCACCTTCAGGTGCTGAGCTTGGCTCTCGCCGACCTTCTCTACCTGTCCACCGCGCCCTTCATCGTGTACGACAGCCTGGCGGCAGACTGGGCCTTTGGGGAGGTGGGCTGCCGGCTGCTGCTGAGCCTGGACCTGCTCACCATGCACGCCAGCATCTTCACCCTGACCGCCATGAGCCTGGACCGCTACCGGGCCGTGGCCGACCCTCTGGCCGCCTCTTCCTCGCCCTCATCTGGACTCCTTCGGGTGGCTCTTGCCTGGGGTACGGCCATCGCCCTCAGTCTGCCCATGATGATCACTCTGCACCTGGAAGATGGCGGGGTCCAGGAGGGCCAGCTCTGCGTTCCTGCCTGGGACGAGCAGAGCTCCAAAGCCTACCTCAGCGTGCTGTTCTGCACCAGCATCCTGGGTCCGGGGATCGCCATCGGAGCCCTCTACACCTCCCTGGGGTGGCTGTACTGGAAGTCTCAGACGCAGAGCGCCTGGGCCACCAGCAGCACCTACCCCCCCCGGGCCCCGAGGCCCAAAGTCCTGCTGCTCATACTGGCCATCGTCCTGGCGTTCTGGGCGTGCTTCCTGCCCTTCTGGATCTGGCAGCTCCTGCCCCTCTACCGGCCGGAGCTCCTGAGGTCCGTCCCCATCAGCACGCAGGTCACCGTCAATCGGATTCTAACCGGCCTGACGTACGGCAACTCGAGCGTGAACCCGTTCTTCTACACGCTCCTGACTGGCAAGCACAGGAGAAGCGGACCGACGCCGAACACGGGCGCCTCACTCTGCCAAAAAGAGAGCCCTTTACACTGA